One Microcoleus sp. AS-A8 DNA window includes the following coding sequences:
- a CDS encoding helix-turn-helix domain-containing protein — translation MTEERQQERESPLRKRREELGLTQRDIALALGKTDQTISNWETGIYEPKMTPREVKALCRLLKWTLEEMPDDFGAVRS, via the coding sequence ATGACGGAAGAACGACAGCAAGAGCGAGAGTCACCCCTAAGAAAGCGAAGAGAGGAACTAGGCTTAACGCAAAGAGACATTGCCCTAGCTCTGGGGAAGACCGATCAAACCATCAGTAATTGGGAGACAGGCATATATGAGCCAAAGATGACTCCTCGCGAAGTCAAAGCGCTTTGTCGGCTACTGAAGTGGACGTTAGAAGAAATGCCGGATGACTTTGGCGCAGTGCGATCGTAA
- a CDS encoding HNH endonuclease, whose amino-acid sequence MVNRAGKPYPCVIDPRTNNPIPFPTGDIVKVPKSDRVAWGRKERGEYIAEWYRRGYDTPPGGWSLYDIHHIKPREYGGTNDFENLVPVLRQVHIDEFNAFWRDW is encoded by the coding sequence ATGGTGAACCGAGCTGGCAAACCCTATCCCTGTGTCATTGACCCAAGAACAAACAACCCAATCCCGTTTCCAACTGGGGACATAGTTAAAGTTCCGAAGTCTGACAGAGTGGCGTGGGGAAGGAAAGAGCGTGGGGAGTATATTGCAGAATGGTATCGCAGAGGTTACGACACTCCTCCTGGAGGCTGGAGCCTATATGATATCCACCACATCAAACCCAGAGAATACGGTGGGACAAACGATTTCGAGAATCTTGTCCCTGTTTTGAGACAGGTTCACATCGACGAATTCAATGCCTTCTGGCGGGACTGGTAG
- a CDS encoding SMI1/KNR4 family protein: MAEQDIDKLIHTIESIGIVDSPDVSIPMPMHCQVLPPQPWDKKAFEESLGITLPLAIIYLWDRTSGLHLFEDVTYGQWGLIFWSPDRVITEQDKRITQRQEDFCPGDLIIAEFLGDSDLLVLRCDATAPDFGNVIIALPLDSREEWYLAANSLENFLSQFLAANGDKFWENQAQLTA, encoded by the coding sequence ATGGCAGAACAAGACATCGATAAATTAATCCATACCATTGAATCTATAGGCATTGTTGATTCTCCAGATGTATCCATTCCAATGCCAATGCATTGTCAAGTTCTACCACCCCAACCTTGGGATAAAAAGGCATTTGAGGAGTCACTCGGAATTACTTTGCCCTTAGCTATCATCTACCTGTGGGATAGAACATCAGGGTTACATTTATTTGAGGATGTAACCTATGGGCAGTGGGGTCTAATATTCTGGTCTCCAGATCGGGTTATTACAGAGCAAGACAAACGAATTACCCAAAGGCAAGAAGATTTCTGTCCCGGAGACTTAATCATCGCAGAGTTCCTGGGTGATAGTGACCTTCTTGTACTACGGTGCGATGCCACTGCCCCAGACTTCGGCAATGTGATAATTGCACTACCGTTAGACTCCCGTGAGGAATGGTATCTTGCTGCCAACTCCTTAGAAAATTTCTTGAGTCAGTTTCTAGCAGCCAATGGAGACAAATTTTGGGAGAACCAAGCCCAACTCACGGCTTGA
- a CDS encoding Uma2 family endonuclease, translating to MVKSQHQLTLEEFLALPDNDVACELIDGQAVPKMSPKFFHSMVQSALLILIREWCEGRGRMGTEWSVILKRQGKDWVPTPDLLYISYERLAADWIKDEACPIPCELAIEIISPGRTFGELTAKATDYLVAGILRVWIVDTQAQSITVFYPDAPPQTCTGTMSLADPIFPELQLTPEQVFRKAGLSKN from the coding sequence ATGGTCAAATCTCAACACCAACTCACCCTAGAAGAATTTCTCGCACTGCCAGACAATGATGTAGCTTGTGAGTTAATCGATGGTCAAGCTGTACCCAAGATGTCACCCAAGTTTTTTCATTCAATGGTGCAGTCAGCTCTACTGATTCTTATCCGTGAGTGGTGTGAGGGTCGAGGTCGAATGGGTACAGAATGGTCAGTTATCCTGAAACGCCAAGGGAAAGACTGGGTGCCAACACCAGACCTCCTCTACATTTCCTACGAACGTCTAGCAGCAGATTGGATAAAGGATGAGGCTTGTCCTATCCCTTGCGAACTTGCCATTGAAATTATTTCTCCTGGACGAACCTTTGGAGAACTCACAGCTAAAGCCACCGACTACCTAGTAGCGGGCATCCTGAGAGTTTGGATTGTAGATACGCAAGCTCAAAGTATCACCGTCTTTTATCCCGATGCACCCCCTCAAACCTGCACGGGAACGATGTCACTAGCAGACCCGATTTTCCCTGAACTGCAACTCACTCCTGAGCAAGTTTTCAGAAAAGCAGGATTATCGAAAAATTAA
- a CDS encoding DUF423 domain-containing protein: MTRIFIVIAAILAGLAVGAGAFASHALKEKLTERALEIFETGARYQMYHALALLMVALLLTRAESSQNLLTASGSAFIVGVALFSGSLYALSLSGIKWLGAIAPLGGVAFMLGWGCLAIAAWGFK, from the coding sequence ATGACTCGAATTTTTATTGTTATTGCTGCCATTTTGGCAGGCTTAGCCGTGGGTGCTGGAGCGTTTGCCAGCCATGCCCTAAAAGAAAAGCTAACTGAGCGTGCCTTGGAAATTTTTGAGACTGGCGCTCGTTATCAGATGTATCATGCCCTAGCGTTGCTGATGGTGGCATTGTTGTTAACCCGTGCTGAGAGTTCGCAAAATTTATTGACGGCATCGGGTTCGGCTTTTATTGTTGGCGTTGCTCTGTTTTCGGGTAGTTTATACGCCTTGAGTTTGAGTGGGATTAAGTGGCTGGGTGCGATCGCGCCGTTGGGAGGTGTGGCGTTTATGCTGGGTTGGGGGTGTCTGGCGATCGCGGCTTGGGGTTTCAAGTGA
- the bchM gene encoding magnesium protoporphyrin IX methyltransferase yields the protein MNTIDDKIVVKEYFNATGFDRWRRIYGDGEVNKVQLDIRTGHQQTVDTVLSWLEADGNLAGLSICDAGCGVGSLSIPLAKAGAKVFGSDISEKMVEEAKDRAKDSLGNADNLTFAAQDLEGLNGKYNTVICLDVLIHYPQDKAAQMIAHLASLAESRLILSFAPKTLCYSLLKKVGELFPGPSKTTRAYLHREADIIKILESNGFSIQRNAMTSTRFYFSRLLEATRQ from the coding sequence ATGAACACCATTGATGACAAAATCGTTGTCAAAGAATATTTTAATGCTACGGGATTTGACCGTTGGCGGCGGATTTACGGCGATGGCGAGGTGAATAAGGTTCAGCTCGATATCCGCACTGGACATCAGCAAACCGTCGATACCGTCCTCAGTTGGCTGGAGGCTGATGGCAATTTAGCGGGTTTGTCCATCTGTGATGCAGGATGTGGCGTTGGTAGCCTGAGTATCCCCTTGGCGAAAGCGGGTGCTAAAGTCTTTGGCAGCGATATCTCGGAAAAAATGGTGGAGGAAGCCAAGGATAGAGCCAAGGATAGCTTGGGTAATGCGGACAATCTTACGTTTGCCGCACAGGATTTAGAGGGATTGAATGGCAAATACAACACCGTCATTTGCCTGGATGTGCTGATTCACTATCCCCAAGATAAAGCCGCCCAAATGATTGCCCATCTTGCCTCGCTTGCCGAGTCTCGCCTAATTCTCAGCTTTGCTCCCAAAACCTTGTGCTACAGTTTGCTCAAGAAAGTTGGAGAGTTGTTTCCAGGACCGAGTAAAACTACCCGCGCCTACCTGCATCGTGAAGCCGACATTATCAAAATATTGGAAAGTAATGGCTTTTCAATTCAGCGTAATGCGATGACGAGTACTCGCTTTTACTTCTCTCGCCTTCTGGAAGCTACCCGTCAATGA
- a CDS encoding site-2 protease family protein, producing the protein MLINELLINPLVFFRIIVIVIASVCLHELAHGWAAVSQGDETPRKTGHLTLNPVVHMGWYSIIFLCIGGICWGQMPVNPSKFRSPKWGNILVSAAGPLLNLALGILFLILLKVSYNSPLEGIVSSQFLLLGARINLILFLFNLLPIPPLDGFHVFSEFFPSFKPLENSPYGLLALMIIFSGGFASGLGEIADLIITAVSGM; encoded by the coding sequence ATGTTGATTAACGAATTACTCATCAACCCCTTAGTCTTCTTCCGGATTATCGTCATTGTCATCGCTTCTGTTTGCCTACACGAACTCGCTCACGGGTGGGCGGCTGTCAGCCAGGGCGATGAGACGCCTAGAAAAACAGGTCATTTGACACTCAATCCAGTAGTTCACATGGGTTGGTACTCCATCATCTTCCTCTGTATTGGTGGCATTTGCTGGGGTCAAATGCCTGTAAATCCGTCTAAGTTCCGCTCTCCAAAGTGGGGAAATATTCTGGTATCTGCCGCAGGGCCATTGCTCAATCTCGCTCTGGGTATTTTGTTTCTGATATTGCTCAAAGTATCTTACAACTCCCCTTTAGAGGGAATTGTCAGTTCTCAATTTCTGTTGCTAGGGGCACGCATCAACTTGATATTGTTTCTGTTTAATCTTCTCCCCATTCCACCATTAGATGGGTTTCATGTGTTTAGTGAATTTTTCCCTAGCTTTAAACCGCTGGAAAATAGCCCTTATGGATTGTTGGCTTTAATGATTATCTTTAGTGGTGGTTTTGCATCTGGACTGGGGGAGATTGCCGATTTAATTATCACAGCCGTGAGTGGGATGTGA
- the nagA gene encoding N-acetylglucosamine-6-phosphate deacetylase: MSPNLDIINARVPGYQGLQQIRVDEQGIIACIEPMDSQLSIGAAHESLQMDVAGDWVSLGGVDLQINGGLGLAFTDLSLDDKYTLKEICQYLWNQGVDAFLPTLVTTSVENIQRSLSVMAEFTKGGREDVAQILGVHLEGPFLNPQKRGAHPAEYLLPLTIDQVKRVLGDYAHIVKVMTLAPELDTTGEVIPYLRSLGITVSLGHSQATATQAEDAFKLGASMVTHAFNAMPGLHHREPGLLGAALIYPGVYCGLIADGQHVSPTMIQLLLRAGCYEKGLFLVSDALAPIGLSDGVYPWDMRQIEVKNGTARLPDGTLAGTTLPLLVGVENLVQWGMCGVEEAIALATEAPRHAIGLPGMAVDQAANLLRWHVDEATSKLTWQHLILEKTISH; the protein is encoded by the coding sequence ATGTCTCCCAATCTGGATATTATCAATGCTCGTGTGCCCGGTTATCAGGGTTTGCAGCAAATTAGGGTGGATGAGCAGGGCATTATTGCCTGCATTGAGCCGATGGACAGCCAATTATCTATAGGGGCAGCTCATGAATCGTTACAGATGGATGTGGCTGGGGATTGGGTGTCGCTGGGGGGTGTTGATTTACAGATTAATGGGGGATTGGGGTTAGCATTTACGGACTTGAGTCTAGATGATAAATACACATTAAAAGAAATTTGTCAATACTTATGGAATCAGGGCGTTGATGCTTTCCTGCCGACTCTCGTCACGACTTCGGTGGAAAATATTCAGCGATCGCTTTCCGTCATGGCTGAGTTTACTAAGGGGGGGCGAGAAGATGTTGCTCAGATTTTGGGTGTCCATTTAGAAGGGCCATTTCTCAATCCCCAAAAACGAGGAGCACATCCCGCCGAGTACTTGCTGCCGTTGACGATAGATCAGGTGAAGCGGGTGTTGGGGGATTATGCCCATATTGTGAAAGTGATGACGCTGGCACCGGAATTAGACACAACGGGGGAGGTGATTCCTTATTTGCGATCGCTTGGGATTACTGTGAGTTTGGGACACTCTCAGGCAACAGCTACGCAAGCTGAAGACGCCTTTAAACTGGGAGCATCAATGGTAACTCATGCCTTTAATGCCATGCCGGGGCTGCACCATAGAGAACCGGGACTTTTGGGTGCTGCCCTTATTTATCCTGGCGTCTACTGTGGTCTAATTGCGGATGGGCAGCATGTCAGTCCAACGATGATACAGCTACTTCTACGTGCGGGTTGCTACGAGAAAGGGCTGTTTTTGGTTAGCGATGCCTTGGCACCGATCGGATTATCAGATGGGGTTTACCCTTGGGATATGCGCCAGATTGAAGTGAAGAATGGCACAGCACGACTACCCGATGGTACCTTGGCGGGGACAACGCTGCCGTTGTTGGTGGGGGTCGAGAATTTGGTGCAGTGGGGGATGTGTGGAGTAGAAGAAGCGATCGCACTGGCTACAGAAGCGCCTCGACATGCGATCGGTCTACCTGGAATGGCTGTGGATCAAGCGGCAAATCTGTTGCGCTGGCATGTGGATGAAGCAACATCCAAACTCACCTGGCAACACTTAATCCTGGAAAAAACTATAAGCCATTAA
- the purE gene encoding 5-(carboxyamino)imidazole ribonucleotide mutase, whose protein sequence is MTTDKPLVGIIMGSDSDLPTMQGAIAVCEEFSVPCEVAIVSAHRTPERMVKYAQEAHQRGLKVIIAGAGGAAHLPGMVASLTPLPVIGVPVATRHLQGVDSLYSIVQMPAGIPVATVAIGNAKNAGLLAVQILASHQPELLEKVQQYRHNLAQSVLDKQAQLDELGYQQYLTKMP, encoded by the coding sequence ATGACTACTGACAAACCTTTAGTTGGCATTATTATGGGCAGCGATTCAGATTTACCCACGATGCAGGGTGCGATCGCAGTTTGTGAAGAATTCAGTGTGCCCTGCGAAGTGGCGATCGTTTCTGCCCACCGCACCCCAGAACGAATGGTGAAATACGCCCAAGAAGCCCATCAACGTGGCCTTAAGGTGATTATCGCCGGAGCTGGAGGAGCGGCTCATCTACCGGGAATGGTAGCCTCGCTGACGCCTTTGCCTGTGATTGGCGTTCCTGTAGCCACTCGCCACTTACAAGGCGTTGATTCTCTCTACTCGATTGTGCAAATGCCTGCGGGAATTCCAGTGGCTACAGTGGCGATCGGCAATGCCAAAAATGCAGGTTTGTTAGCCGTGCAGATTTTGGCCTCTCACCAGCCAGAATTACTCGAAAAAGTACAGCAATATCGCCACAATTTAGCTCAATCTGTTTTAGATAAACAAGCCCAGCTCGACGAACTGGGCTACCAACAATACTTAACGAAAATGCCTTAA
- a CDS encoding S-layer homology domain-containing protein: protein MSRLSVWNSGSSALLVLGLAVGATAPIVISAPATAANFVDIQRHWARPFIEALAQENLINGFSDQTFRPDQPVTRAQFSAMIQQAFDESNVEFDQVAADDWISRDFGNNRTNRASSRQSRLSGPLSKAQVLAALADGLGLSPKGSVNNSLSVYSDASRIPSYAREAVAAATQGGIVVNYPDVTYLDPTKTATRADVAAFIYQALANEGVLAPISSRTQASSYIVRVDSNTNQTISNRPNNQNVSTNRNTRTVQYKVTKGTPINIEYQQSEQIILAPGETRNLTLVVAEDIKNSRGEILIPRDSEIEGQIVSRYSGAQFLGAQFVAQRLIIADESYNNINVTSSLLTTQQPEAPKAPRSLGEAAINVLTGVLTGRSSTASQQQKPIVLDPAIDLQLTVGSDFYVNSITTISTPSGR from the coding sequence ATGTCTCGTTTGTCTGTTTGGAACTCAGGAAGCTCTGCCCTGTTGGTTTTGGGATTAGCTGTTGGTGCCACCGCGCCAATTGTAATTTCAGCACCAGCTACCGCTGCTAACTTTGTAGATATTCAACGTCACTGGGCGCGACCCTTCATTGAAGCCTTGGCGCAAGAAAACCTGATTAATGGATTTTCAGATCAAACCTTTAGACCCGATCAACCGGTGACTCGTGCTCAGTTTTCGGCAATGATTCAACAAGCCTTTGACGAGAGTAACGTAGAGTTCGATCAGGTTGCCGCTGACGATTGGATCAGCCGCGACTTTGGCAATAACAGGACTAACAGGGCATCGAGTCGTCAGTCGCGTTTATCTGGCCCCCTGAGCAAAGCGCAGGTGCTTGCTGCCCTAGCGGATGGTTTGGGCTTGTCTCCAAAAGGTTCAGTGAATAATAGCTTAAGCGTCTACAGCGACGCCTCAAGAATCCCTAGCTATGCACGAGAAGCCGTAGCGGCTGCTACACAAGGGGGAATCGTTGTCAACTATCCTGATGTTACCTATCTCGACCCCACTAAGACTGCAACCCGTGCTGATGTTGCCGCTTTTATTTATCAAGCCTTGGCCAATGAAGGAGTATTAGCTCCCATTTCCAGCCGAACACAAGCGTCTAGCTATATTGTGCGAGTGGATTCTAACACTAATCAAACCATAAGCAACCGCCCTAATAACCAAAATGTAAGCACCAACAGAAATACCCGAACGGTGCAATACAAAGTGACAAAAGGAACGCCCATCAATATTGAATACCAGCAATCAGAGCAGATCATTTTAGCTCCTGGCGAAACTCGAAACCTGACATTAGTGGTTGCTGAAGACATCAAAAACTCACGGGGAGAAATCTTAATTCCAAGGGATAGTGAAATAGAGGGTCAAATTGTATCGCGTTATAGTGGCGCTCAGTTTCTAGGCGCTCAATTCGTGGCTCAAAGATTGATCATTGCTGATGAATCCTATAACAATATCAACGTAACATCCTCACTTCTGACCACTCAGCAACCTGAGGCTCCCAAGGCACCACGAAGCCTAGGAGAGGCTGCAATTAATGTCCTGACTGGCGTCTTAACAGGTCGCTCTTCTACGGCTAGCCAACAACAGAAACCCATTGTTCTTGACCCAGCCATCGATTTACAGTTGACCGTTGGTTCTGACTTCTACGTCAATAGCATTACTACCATCTCAACACCATCTGGAAGATAA
- a CDS encoding ammonium transporter has translation MSRLRFKKNFNKKKSPNQRRRHQASQPGQFLSTSLFFQKLTAGIKRLSPSWKACIPLASIIFLVWSYAAVAQAPPSTEEQLANLKVGLDTMWVMVAAMLVFFMNAGFCMLETGFCRQKNAVNVLAKNLIVFALSSIAFWVIGFGLMFADGNNFIGTGGFFLSGADNSPATGEAYKGIFGSLNWTGVPLLAKFFFQLVFAGTAATIVSGAVAERIKFIDFLIFSLLLVGIAYPITGHWIWGGGWLMKLGFWDFAGSTVIHSVGGWAALMGAAFLGPRLGKYQDGQITALPGHNMSIATLGCLILWLGWFGFNPGSTMAVDPGAIAHIAITTNTAAAFGGVAATATAWLYMGKPDLSMIINGILAGLVGVTASCAWINIPSAAIIGVVAGILVVFAVTFFDKIKIDDPVGATSVHLVCGVWGTLAVGLFSVGPGGFPWMVDLAGKPVGPHGLLFGGGVSTLIPQIVGILTVGGTTVLLSTIFWLALKATLGIRVTPEEELEGLDIGEHGMEAYSGFLKETGASGLHSRSSGIAGSTGNVIDSPMR, from the coding sequence ATGTCTAGACTAAGGTTCAAAAAAAATTTCAATAAGAAAAAATCGCCCAATCAAAGGAGGCGACACCAGGCAAGTCAACCCGGCCAATTTTTGAGTACATCTTTATTTTTCCAGAAATTGACGGCTGGAATTAAGCGGCTGAGTCCCAGTTGGAAAGCCTGCATCCCCCTAGCCTCAATTATTTTCTTGGTTTGGAGTTATGCCGCTGTTGCTCAGGCTCCTCCCAGCACCGAAGAGCAATTAGCCAACCTCAAGGTGGGTCTAGATACCATGTGGGTCATGGTTGCTGCCATGTTGGTGTTCTTTATGAACGCTGGCTTTTGTATGTTAGAAACGGGCTTCTGCCGCCAAAAGAATGCTGTCAACGTTCTGGCTAAGAACTTGATTGTGTTTGCTCTGTCTAGCATCGCCTTCTGGGTCATTGGTTTTGGCTTGATGTTCGCCGATGGAAATAATTTTATTGGGACTGGCGGATTCTTTTTAAGTGGAGCAGATAACAGTCCCGCAACCGGAGAAGCCTACAAAGGAATATTCGGTTCCCTCAATTGGACTGGAGTACCGCTGCTAGCCAAGTTCTTTTTCCAATTGGTGTTTGCTGGAACAGCAGCAACTATCGTTTCTGGTGCTGTAGCTGAACGGATTAAGTTCATTGACTTCTTGATTTTCAGCCTCTTACTCGTGGGGATTGCCTATCCGATTACTGGACACTGGATTTGGGGCGGTGGCTGGCTGATGAAATTAGGCTTCTGGGATTTTGCGGGTTCTACGGTGATTCACTCGGTTGGAGGCTGGGCAGCCCTGATGGGGGCGGCCTTCTTGGGGCCTCGGTTGGGTAAATATCAGGATGGTCAAATCACCGCACTTCCTGGACACAATATGAGTATTGCAACTTTAGGTTGCTTGATTCTCTGGCTAGGGTGGTTTGGATTTAACCCAGGTTCCACCATGGCAGTTGACCCTGGTGCGATCGCTCATATTGCCATCACCACCAATACAGCGGCGGCATTTGGTGGTGTGGCTGCCACCGCTACGGCTTGGCTGTATATGGGTAAGCCTGACCTCTCCATGATTATCAACGGTATCCTAGCAGGTTTAGTTGGAGTGACAGCCAGTTGTGCTTGGATTAACATTCCGTCCGCTGCGATCATTGGCGTTGTGGCGGGCATCCTAGTTGTTTTCGCCGTCACTTTCTTTGACAAAATCAAGATTGATGACCCCGTAGGTGCTACGTCTGTTCACCTCGTTTGCGGTGTGTGGGGAACCCTAGCCGTGGGCTTGTTCAGTGTTGGTCCTGGTGGTTTTCCTTGGATGGTTGACCTTGCAGGTAAGCCTGTAGGACCACATGGACTACTTTTTGGAGGGGGTGTCAGTACACTTATTCCTCAGATTGTTGGCATTTTGACAGTAGGAGGAACAACTGTTCTCCTGAGTACTATCTTCTGGCTGGCACTCAAGGCAACCCTGGGTATTCGTGTGACTCCAGAAGAAGAACTAGAAGGTTTAGATATTGGCGAACATGGAATGGAAGCCTACAGTGGTTTTCTCAAGGAAACGGGTGCAAGCGGCCTTCATAGTAGGTCTAGTGGTATAGCTGGTAGCACGGGTAATGTAATTGATAGCCCGATGCGGTAA
- a CDS encoding ammonium transporter, which translates to MLKKVLAFGAIALWFLCGPLMGSAMAQTAEANPVNSGDTAWMLVSSALVLLMTPGLAFFYGGLVRSRNVLNTMMMSLILIAVIGVTWVLWGYSLAFEVSTLKDGFAQGFEKFFGNVNWMFLNNVAFDKPDPIGYAPTIPHQVFMVYQMMFAIITPALISGAIVERMSFKAYFFFILLWSTFIYSPLAHWVWGKGWIGALGALDFAGGTVVHISSGVSAVVAAWMLGPRKTYPDRPAAPHNLPFVLLGIGLLWFGWFGFNAGSALGAGSLATVAFVATTVSPASGGLTWVILEWVLRGKPTALGIASGFLAGLVGVTPAAGFVTPIGAILMGSITSVCCFFAVSLKVKLQFDDSLDTYPVHGVGGTVGAILTGVFATKAVNSAGNNGLLYGNAGLLVPQIVSVVATYIFAAVGTFIILKLLSFVMDLRVKPSQEEQGLDINEHGEEGYGEEFTSGLGLSGASGELR; encoded by the coding sequence ATGCTAAAAAAAGTTTTAGCCTTCGGGGCTATTGCCCTGTGGTTCTTGTGCGGCCCACTCATGGGTAGTGCAATGGCTCAAACAGCGGAAGCTAATCCTGTCAATAGTGGCGATACAGCCTGGATGTTAGTGTCGTCGGCTCTTGTGCTGTTGATGACTCCAGGGTTGGCCTTCTTCTATGGGGGACTGGTGCGATCGCGCAACGTCCTCAACACCATGATGATGAGCCTGATCCTCATAGCCGTAATTGGTGTGACCTGGGTTTTGTGGGGTTACAGTTTAGCCTTCGAGGTTTCTACCCTCAAGGACGGTTTTGCCCAAGGCTTTGAAAAGTTTTTTGGCAATGTCAACTGGATGTTTTTAAACAACGTTGCCTTCGACAAACCCGATCCCATTGGCTATGCCCCAACGATTCCGCATCAGGTGTTTATGGTTTATCAGATGATGTTCGCCATCATCACCCCGGCTCTGATCTCAGGAGCCATTGTGGAACGGATGAGTTTCAAGGCGTATTTCTTCTTTATCCTTCTGTGGTCTACTTTTATCTACTCTCCTTTGGCGCACTGGGTTTGGGGCAAAGGCTGGATCGGTGCCCTGGGCGCGTTGGACTTTGCGGGCGGTACAGTCGTCCACATTAGCTCTGGCGTGTCTGCCGTAGTAGCGGCTTGGATGCTTGGTCCGCGTAAAACCTACCCTGATCGACCCGCTGCACCCCATAATCTCCCCTTCGTTTTGTTGGGAATTGGACTACTGTGGTTTGGCTGGTTCGGATTTAATGCCGGTAGTGCCTTAGGAGCCGGCTCTCTCGCCACCGTCGCCTTTGTCGCTACGACAGTTTCTCCAGCCTCTGGAGGTCTTACCTGGGTCATTTTGGAATGGGTACTCAGAGGCAAACCAACGGCACTGGGGATTGCCAGTGGGTTTCTCGCAGGACTCGTCGGCGTTACTCCCGCCGCAGGATTTGTCACTCCCATCGGGGCGATTTTGATGGGTTCTATTACGTCGGTTTGCTGTTTCTTTGCCGTCAGCCTGAAAGTCAAGTTGCAGTTTGATGACTCTCTCGATACTTACCCTGTACATGGAGTCGGTGGTACAGTTGGTGCAATTCTCACGGGAGTGTTTGCCACCAAAGCGGTGAATAGTGCCGGAAATAATGGGTTACTTTATGGGAATGCAGGACTATTAGTGCCACAAATTGTAAGTGTTGTCGCAACCTACATTTTTGCGGCTGTGGGTACCTTCATCATTCTCAAGCTTCTCAGTTTTGTTATGGACTTGCGGGTCAAACCCTCACAAGAAGAACAAGGTTTGGATATTAATGAGCATGGTGAAGAAGGTTACGGAGAGGAATTTACGTCCGGATTGGGTCTGTCTGGAGCCTCTGGGGAATTGCGTTAA
- a CDS encoding SGNH/GDSL hydrolase family protein: MSTHSKTFPTWAFFSLAANGLLMLAIALVLLRKYDWSMASPMIHSAAATRLSDSKASDSASELGPRHLLNYQQWVELLGREADVIARQQPKRLTILAGDSLSLWFPSEILPSECTWLNQGISGETSKGLLNRLALFDKTQPEVIFVMIGINDLIRGITDETILANQELIIRYLRRIHPRSKIVLQSILPHSAERITWEGRARLLPIPNRRIRELNERLRAIAKEENVIFLDLYPLFADADGNLKTELSTDGLHLNPQGYLVWRNALLVLNQLVLEPVAVK; the protein is encoded by the coding sequence GTGTCCACTCACTCGAAGACTTTTCCGACTTGGGCGTTCTTTTCCCTCGCGGCTAATGGGTTACTCATGTTAGCGATCGCCTTAGTATTACTACGCAAGTACGATTGGTCAATGGCCTCTCCCATGATTCACTCAGCGGCAGCAACACGCTTATCTGACTCGAAAGCGTCTGACTCAGCGTCTGAATTAGGGCCACGCCACCTGCTCAATTACCAACAGTGGGTAGAATTGCTAGGGCGAGAAGCAGATGTTATCGCACGACAGCAGCCCAAACGTTTGACCATCCTCGCTGGAGATTCACTCTCGCTGTGGTTTCCCAGCGAGATATTGCCCTCAGAATGCACTTGGCTAAATCAGGGAATTTCCGGCGAAACCTCAAAGGGTTTGTTGAATCGATTGGCTCTATTCGACAAGACTCAGCCAGAAGTGATTTTTGTGATGATCGGAATCAATGATCTGATTCGGGGGATCACAGACGAGACCATTTTGGCTAACCAAGAGCTGATTATTCGCTACTTACGGCGAATTCATCCTCGCAGCAAGATAGTCCTACAATCGATTTTGCCCCACAGTGCCGAACGCATCACCTGGGAAGGACGCGCTCGCCTTCTTCCTATCCCCAATCGTCGCATCCGAGAGCTGAACGAACGGCTGAGGGCGATCGCCAAAGAGGAAAATGTGATTTTCCTTGACCTTTACCCCCTGTTTGCCGACGCCGATGGTAACCTGAAGACTGAACTGAGTACGGATGGCTTGCACCTCAATCCTCAAGGCTACTTAGTCTGGCGCAATGCACTCTTAGTTCTCAACCAACTCGTCCTCGAACCCGTCGCGGTGAAGTGA